A stretch of the Streptomyces sp. 1331.2 genome encodes the following:
- a CDS encoding SRPBCC family protein, whose translation MSTVEESIDVDVPVRVVYDQWATFEDFPKFMDGVEEVRQLDDRRAHWRTRIAGLSREFETEVVERVPDERVAWRTTGESVKHSGTVDFEPLGAARTRVRMTMVFQPTGLAEKAADKLGVLGVQVRGDLRRFKHFVEGRAAGA comes from the coding sequence ATGAGCACGGTGGAGGAATCGATCGACGTGGACGTGCCCGTCCGCGTCGTCTACGACCAGTGGGCGACCTTCGAGGACTTCCCGAAGTTCATGGACGGCGTGGAGGAGGTCAGACAGCTGGACGACCGCCGTGCCCACTGGCGGACCAGGATCGCCGGGCTGTCCCGGGAGTTCGAGACCGAGGTCGTCGAACGGGTACCCGACGAGCGGGTCGCCTGGCGCACCACCGGCGAGAGCGTGAAGCACAGCGGCACGGTCGACTTCGAGCCGCTCGGCGCGGCCCGGACCCGGGTGCGGATGACCATGGTCTTCCAGCCCACGGGCCTGGCCGAGAAGGCCGCCGACAAGCTCGGCGTGCTCGGCGTCCAGGTTCGCGGCGACCTGCGCCGCTTCAAGCACTTCGTCGAGGGCCGCGCCGCCGGGGCCTGA
- a CDS encoding phytanoyl-CoA dioxygenase family protein, translated as MDDTTLVTRFLRDGFVKLEGAVAPRVTADCARLLWRETGCDPDDPSTWTQPVHWVPGMAQGPFAAAPNSPALHHAYDLLVGAGRWEPRYSLGTFPLRFPHEEEPNDAGWHIEGSYLPPGESWYFTNLRSRDRALLMLFLFSEVGEEDAPTRIRVGSHLDVPKVLEKYGEDGASGLTLASELVAASDHRPVALATGSPGDVFLCHPFLVHAAQPHHGTRPRFLAQPPLMPAAPYDLDRTDGTYSPVEIAIRRGLGRPTPGPDGDGSPHTAGSGTLHPVG; from the coding sequence ATGGACGACACGACCTTGGTAACCCGTTTCCTGCGCGACGGCTTCGTGAAGCTGGAGGGCGCCGTCGCACCGCGCGTGACCGCGGACTGCGCGCGGCTGCTGTGGCGGGAGACGGGCTGCGACCCGGACGACCCGTCGACGTGGACGCAGCCCGTCCACTGGGTGCCCGGCATGGCGCAGGGGCCGTTCGCCGCCGCCCCCAACTCCCCGGCCCTGCACCACGCGTACGACCTGCTGGTCGGCGCGGGGCGCTGGGAGCCGCGCTACTCGCTGGGCACGTTCCCGCTGCGCTTCCCGCACGAGGAGGAGCCGAACGACGCGGGCTGGCACATCGAGGGCAGCTACCTGCCGCCGGGTGAGAGCTGGTACTTCACGAACCTGCGCTCCCGCGACCGGGCGCTGCTGATGCTGTTCCTGTTCAGCGAGGTCGGCGAGGAGGACGCCCCGACCCGGATCCGGGTCGGCTCACATCTCGACGTGCCGAAGGTGCTGGAGAAGTACGGCGAGGACGGCGCGAGCGGGCTGACCCTCGCGTCCGAGCTGGTGGCGGCCTCCGACCACCGCCCGGTCGCCCTGGCCACCGGTTCCCCGGGCGACGTCTTCCTGTGCCACCCCTTCCTGGTCCACGCGGCCCAACCGCACCACGGAACGCGCCCGCGCTTCCTGGCCCAGCCCCCACTGATGCCCGCCGCCCCCTACGACCTGGACCGCACCGACGGCACGTACTCCCCGGTGGAGATCGCCATCCGCCGAGGCCTCGGCCGGCCCACCCCCGGCCCGGACGGCGACGGCAGCCCCCACACGGCCGGCAGCGGCACCCTCCACCCCGTCGGCTAG
- a CDS encoding AraC family transcriptional regulator — translation MDILSDTLEVLRTGRPMVTRTDAHAPWALKFQPISGAGFHVVVEGHCHLLPPHGQPLALGPGDIVFLQRGSGHTLCDVPDRDPVDFVPERVDRSSPIGQVTVDGPGPHTVLVCGAYAIDVERPHPLFSDLPEVIHLPAVPGRHPVLRSAVDQLCAEFHAPQPGSDAVVTALVDLLLLYILRSWYAELPKERTRGWAAALTDPAVAPALKAIHDDPGHPWTVESLGTRAGLSRAAFARRFAAVVGEPPLTYLTNWRMATAARLLHRSPAPLSTIAQHTGYTSEFAFAKAFKRHFGSPPGAYRKQATTAGDEPHGHD, via the coding sequence CACGGGACGCCCGATGGTGACTCGCACCGACGCGCACGCCCCGTGGGCCCTGAAGTTCCAACCCATCTCAGGAGCCGGATTCCACGTGGTCGTGGAAGGGCACTGCCACCTGCTGCCACCGCACGGCCAACCGCTCGCGCTCGGACCCGGCGACATCGTCTTCCTGCAGCGCGGCAGCGGACACACCCTGTGCGACGTGCCGGACCGCGATCCGGTGGACTTCGTACCGGAGCGCGTGGACCGTTCCTCGCCGATCGGCCAGGTCACCGTGGACGGACCGGGGCCGCACACGGTGCTGGTGTGCGGCGCGTACGCGATCGACGTCGAGCGCCCGCATCCGCTGTTCAGCGATCTACCGGAGGTCATCCACCTCCCCGCGGTTCCCGGCCGCCACCCGGTGCTGCGCTCGGCGGTCGATCAGCTGTGCGCCGAGTTCCACGCACCGCAGCCGGGCTCGGACGCGGTCGTCACGGCGCTCGTCGATCTCCTGCTGCTGTACATCCTCCGGTCGTGGTACGCCGAGTTGCCGAAGGAGCGGACCCGGGGTTGGGCGGCCGCACTGACCGACCCGGCCGTCGCCCCGGCCCTGAAGGCGATCCACGACGATCCCGGCCATCCCTGGACCGTGGAGTCTCTGGGCACCCGCGCCGGGCTGTCCCGCGCGGCGTTCGCCCGCCGCTTCGCCGCGGTGGTCGGCGAGCCGCCTTTGACCTACCTGACCAACTGGCGGATGGCCACCGCGGCGCGGCTGCTGCACCGATCGCCGGCCCCGCTGAGCACCATCGCGCAACACACGGGGTACACGTCGGAGTTCGCCTTCGCCAAAGCCTTCAAACGACACTTCGGATCGCCGCCGGGGGCCTACCGCAAGCAGGCCACGACGGCAGGCGACGAACCACACGGCCACGACTGA
- a CDS encoding SDR family oxidoreductase encodes MEPVTLITGGSTGIGAATARALLKQGHHVAVTGRDADKLAAFAASAGAGERLLTITGDTSDEHDVASAVRRVVDVWGRLDNVIANAGFSLPGNLESHAPEDMRAMVLTNVLGPALLVRETLPHLRESKGRIVIIGSVAGVRNTPGNLYSVTKWAAHALAENTRLLVGKDGVGVTVVAPGVVDTPFWNERGGTPDASPTLTPEQIADTIAFAINQPAGVDINHLTVRPTGQLG; translated from the coding sequence ATGGAACCCGTCACGCTGATCACCGGTGGCTCGACCGGAATCGGCGCCGCCACCGCCCGCGCCCTGCTCAAGCAGGGCCACCACGTGGCCGTCACCGGACGTGACGCGGACAAGCTGGCCGCCTTCGCCGCTTCGGCCGGAGCGGGCGAGCGGCTGCTGACGATCACCGGCGACACCAGCGACGAGCACGACGTCGCCTCCGCCGTGCGCCGCGTGGTGGACGTGTGGGGCCGACTGGACAACGTCATCGCCAACGCCGGCTTCTCACTGCCCGGCAACCTGGAGAGCCACGCCCCCGAGGACATGCGCGCCATGGTCCTCACCAACGTCCTGGGCCCGGCCCTGCTGGTGCGGGAGACCCTGCCGCACCTCAGGGAGTCCAAGGGGCGGATCGTGATCATCGGTTCGGTCGCCGGGGTGCGCAACACGCCCGGCAACCTGTACTCGGTCACCAAGTGGGCCGCGCACGCGCTCGCCGAGAACACCCGGCTGCTGGTCGGCAAGGACGGCGTCGGCGTGACCGTCGTCGCCCCCGGGGTGGTGGACACCCCGTTCTGGAACGAACGCGGCGGCACCCCCGACGCCTCGCCGACTCTGACCCCCGAACAGATCGCGGACACGATCGCCTTCGCCATCAACCAGCCCGCGGGCGTGGACATCAACCACCTCACCGTGCGGCCGACCGGCCAGCTCGGCTGA
- a CDS encoding S1 family peptidase — translation MRTTPNRRPIRPITVLLAAVGLVAAAAAPAAAVHGGSDTTAKAHPFVVALETAAGEQWCTGALIAPTKVLTAGHCVAEADDPGSLRVIAGRTDLTGSSGQVRRVKGYRIDPRYTSGLAHDSAVLTLDRPLPQKPVRVARQGDEPLYRYGRTATLFGFGRTGTDGPGTHLKQAQLTLAPPASCAPYTLPEDSPQLKVCGLPRTGTTDSVCKGDSGGPLVVGGVVIGVVSTGNKYCDTQHPVSVFTRATDVPAELLS, via the coding sequence ATGCGCACCACCCCGAACCGACGCCCGATCCGCCCGATCACCGTCCTGCTGGCCGCCGTCGGGCTGGTGGCGGCCGCGGCCGCCCCGGCCGCCGCCGTCCACGGCGGATCGGACACCACGGCCAAGGCCCACCCGTTCGTGGTGGCCCTGGAGACCGCCGCGGGCGAGCAGTGGTGCACCGGCGCGCTGATCGCGCCGACCAAGGTGCTGACCGCCGGCCACTGTGTCGCCGAGGCGGACGACCCGGGCTCGCTGCGGGTGATCGCCGGGCGGACCGACCTGACCGGCTCCAGCGGCCAGGTCCGTCGGGTGAAGGGCTACCGCATCGACCCGCGCTACACCTCCGGCCTGGCCCACGACTCCGCCGTCCTGACCCTGGACCGTCCACTGCCGCAGAAGCCGGTGCGGGTGGCACGGCAGGGGGACGAGCCGCTGTACCGGTACGGCCGCACGGCCACGCTGTTCGGGTTCGGGCGCACCGGCACGGACGGCCCCGGCACGCACCTCAAGCAGGCGCAGCTGACGCTGGCTCCGCCGGCCTCCTGCGCCCCGTACACCTTGCCCGAGGACTCGCCGCAGCTCAAGGTCTGCGGCCTGCCGCGGACCGGTACGACGGACAGCGTCTGCAAGGGGGACTCGGGTGGGCCACTGGTGGTGGGCGGTGTCGTGATCGGAGTCGTCTCCACCGGCAACAAGTACTGCGACACCCAGCACCCGGTCTCGGTGTTCACGCGGGCCACCGACGTCCCCGCGGAGCTGCTGTCCTAG